One segment of Desulfomicrobium macestii DNA contains the following:
- a CDS encoding ribonuclease HII has product MLSPKGCTQFADQIQAGIDEAGRGCLAGPVVAGAVILPPDFDLPGLTDSKKLSSRRRAVLAQAIKAQAVSWALGFSWPGEIDRINILQATLAAMARALDALTVCPGLVLVDGNQRFPSSLPQMTVVGGDALHSCISAASILAKTFRDDLLLCMDQRYPGYGFALHKGYGTKAHLDALRSLGPSPAHRISFRGVGPVPREAQLWLPGI; this is encoded by the coding sequence TTGCTCAGCCCCAAAGGCTGCACTCAGTTCGCGGATCAGATTCAGGCCGGCATCGACGAGGCCGGACGCGGCTGTCTTGCCGGTCCGGTGGTGGCGGGGGCAGTCATATTGCCTCCGGATTTCGACCTTCCGGGCCTGACCGATTCCAAAAAGCTCTCCTCGCGACGGCGCGCGGTGCTTGCACAAGCCATCAAGGCCCAGGCAGTGTCCTGGGCCTTAGGTTTTTCCTGGCCCGGCGAAATCGACCGCATCAATATCCTGCAGGCCACCTTGGCCGCCATGGCTCGTGCCCTGGACGCCTTAACGGTCTGTCCAGGCCTGGTTCTGGTGGACGGCAACCAGCGTTTCCCATCTTCCCTGCCCCAAATGACCGTGGTCGGCGGCGATGCTCTCCATTCCTGCATTTCAGCGGCCTCCATCCTGGCCAAGACCTTTCGGGACGATCTTTTGCTGTGCATGGACCAGCGCTATCCGGGCTACGGGTTCGCGTTGCACAAGGGATACGGCACCAAGGCGCACCTCGATGCGCTGCGCAGTCTCGGCCCGAGCCCGGCGCACAGGATCAGTTTTCGCGGCGTGGGGCCGGTGCCTCGGGAGGCGCAGCTGTGGCTGCCCGGCATCTGA
- a CDS encoding PTS system mannose/fructose/sorbose family transporter subunit IID: MDTRILLQIFLRTYMVGATFNTKGMQNVGLAYIMEPGLRALYASEPQALKRARGRYLKHYNTHPFWTPLLVGIFLSMEKKIALGMLPADILPKLRSTTVYTLSALGDSFFGGSFLVLWSLVGVNLAAAGYTWTLAVWICLCFCGLQLFKMYTFGRGYAQGLSFLQRLRSWNLIDWGQRLKLMNSVLVALFLLQAAPAGGLWPLVWAACAGLLALAGFMREWDRSLILAALVLGGLMAPWEKIFAFVSM; the protein is encoded by the coding sequence GTGGATACGCGGATCCTGCTGCAGATTTTTCTGCGAACATATATGGTTGGCGCCACATTCAACACCAAGGGGATGCAGAATGTCGGGCTGGCCTATATCATGGAGCCGGGGCTGCGTGCGCTTTACGCTTCTGAACCGCAAGCCTTGAAGCGTGCGCGGGGCCGCTATCTGAAGCATTACAACACCCACCCCTTCTGGACGCCCCTTTTGGTCGGAATTTTTTTGTCCATGGAGAAGAAGATAGCTCTTGGAATGCTTCCTGCGGACATCCTTCCCAAATTGCGTTCGACCACGGTTTATACCCTGTCGGCACTGGGGGATTCTTTCTTCGGCGGCAGTTTTCTGGTTTTGTGGTCCCTGGTCGGCGTCAATCTGGCGGCCGCTGGATACACGTGGACGCTTGCGGTTTGGATTTGTCTGTGCTTCTGCGGGTTGCAGCTTTTCAAGATGTACACCTTCGGACGCGGCTATGCTCAGGGGCTTTCTTTTCTGCAACGGCTAAGGTCCTGGAATCTCATTGACTGGGGGCAGCGACTCAAGCTCATGAACAGCGTTCTGGTGGCCCTTTTTCTGTTGCAGGCAGCTCCTGCGGGCGGACTGTGGCCCCTGGTCTGGGCCGCCTGTGCCGGACTTTTGGCCCTGGCCGGCTTCATGCGTGAGTGGGATCGCTCCCTGATTTTGGCGGCGTTGGTTCTGGGCGGCCTGATGGCACCCTGGGAAAAGATTTTTGCTTTTGTATCCATGTAG
- a CDS encoding YraN family protein: MAARHLITGKAGEELAAAFLAEKGLRIVERNFSCTSGEIDLICEDAGTIVFVEVKTRSGDVRGEPGEAIGPAKKKRLIKAGTLYLSRHRAWSRPCRFDLVSILFLLGETVVEHWEDIIDVRDGLDRGHAPWQPW; encoded by the coding sequence GTGGCTGCCCGGCATCTGATCACGGGCAAGGCCGGCGAAGAGCTGGCTGCAGCTTTTTTGGCGGAAAAAGGGCTCAGGATTGTCGAACGAAATTTCAGCTGCACGAGCGGCGAGATCGATCTGATTTGCGAGGATGCAGGGACGATCGTCTTTGTCGAGGTTAAGACCCGTTCCGGTGATGTGCGCGGCGAGCCCGGCGAAGCCATCGGGCCGGCCAAGAAGAAGCGCCTGATCAAGGCGGGAACGTTATATCTGAGCCGGCATCGGGCCTGGAGCAGGCCATGCCGCTTCGATTTGGTCAGCATACTTTTTCTGCTCGGGGAAACGGTCGTCGAACACTGGGAGGATATCATTGATGTACGGGACGGTCTGGATCGTGGCCACGCCCCTTGGCAACCTTGGTGA
- the rsmI gene encoding 16S rRNA (cytidine(1402)-2'-O)-methyltransferase, whose protein sequence is MYGTVWIVATPLGNLGDFSSRARQTLEEADVILAEDTRRAGHLLQLAGIAGKRFLSLHEHNEGSRIAEVLAFLEQGLDVAVVSDAGTPLIADPGYRLVAACRQHGIRVVPVPGPCAPIAALMASGLPPYPFVFLGFLPRKGGDARALLRPYAQLGATLVFFERKNRVLPTLALAFEVLGEREFCLARELTKKHEQFINGRLGQLQEFTEELLGEVTVIIGPPEEIAATSRAEVLERVQGLMLEGMHAKDAARTLRDQTRGWSVKQIYELILEHDAE, encoded by the coding sequence ATGTACGGGACGGTCTGGATCGTGGCCACGCCCCTTGGCAACCTTGGTGATTTTTCTTCCCGGGCGCGGCAAACCCTGGAAGAAGCTGACGTCATTCTGGCCGAGGACACCCGGCGGGCCGGTCATCTGCTGCAGCTGGCCGGTATTGCGGGCAAGCGCTTTTTGAGCCTGCACGAACACAACGAGGGCTCCCGCATTGCCGAGGTGCTGGCGTTTCTGGAGCAGGGGCTCGATGTCGCGGTGGTTTCCGATGCAGGAACTCCGCTCATCGCCGACCCCGGCTACCGTCTGGTCGCGGCCTGCCGTCAGCATGGGATCCGCGTCGTGCCGGTGCCCGGTCCCTGCGCGCCCATCGCGGCGCTCATGGCCAGCGGTCTTCCGCCGTATCCATTTGTTTTTCTTGGATTTTTGCCGCGCAAGGGCGGAGACGCGCGCGCTTTGCTTCGGCCCTATGCACAGCTCGGGGCTACTCTGGTTTTCTTTGAACGCAAGAATCGGGTGCTCCCGACCCTTGCGCTTGCCTTCGAGGTGCTTGGAGAGAGGGAATTTTGTCTGGCCCGGGAATTGACCAAGAAACATGAGCAGTTTATCAATGGCAGGCTTGGTCAACTCCAGGAATTCACTGAGGAGCTACTGGGCGAGGTGACCGTGATCATAGGTCCCCCTGAAGAGATTGCCGCCACGTCCAGGGCCGAGGTTCTGGAGCGGGTCCAGGGCCTGATGCTTGAGGGCATGCACGCCAAGGACGCGGCCCGGACCCTGCGGGATCAAACCCGGGGCTGGTCGGTCAAGCAGATATACGAACTGATCCTGGAACACGACGCGGAGTAA
- a CDS encoding HPr family phosphocarrier protein — translation MDEVQEKIIRVGNSLGLHARPAGKISQEAQRYVASITVHSCDMEADAKSILDLLTLAAPQGTELTLRAHGPDAADALLSLSKLFEDMFGEDR, via the coding sequence ATGGATGAAGTGCAGGAAAAGATTATCCGGGTCGGGAACAGCCTCGGGCTTCATGCCCGGCCCGCGGGAAAGATTTCTCAGGAAGCCCAGCGTTATGTGGCTTCAATCACTGTGCACTCCTGCGACATGGAGGCCGATGCCAAATCCATCCTTGACCTGCTTACCCTTGCCGCACCGCAAGGGACCGAGCTGACCTTGCGTGCCCACGGCCCAGATGCCGCCGATGCCCTTTTAAGCCTTTCGAAACTTTTTGAAGACATGTTCGGAGAGGATCGCTGA
- the rplS gene encoding 50S ribosomal protein L19 — MNIIQKIENEHLRADHPRFRAGDTVKVHTRIIEGEKERIQVFQGVVLRLKKGTTDSTFIVRKVSDGVGVERIFPLHAPTIDRIEVISEGVVRQSRIYYLRSLRGKAARIKTKNAW, encoded by the coding sequence ATGAACATCATCCAGAAGATTGAAAACGAGCACCTGCGTGCCGACCATCCCCGCTTCCGCGCCGGTGACACGGTCAAGGTGCATACCCGCATCATCGAAGGCGAGAAAGAACGCATCCAGGTTTTCCAGGGCGTGGTTCTGCGTTTGAAGAAGGGCACCACCGACAGCACGTTCATCGTGCGCAAGGTTTCCGATGGCGTCGGCGTGGAGCGCATCTTCCCCCTGCATGCCCCGACCATCGACCGCATCGAAGTTATTTCCGAAGGCGTGGTTCGTCAGAGCCGCATCTACTACCTGCGTAGCCTCAGAGGCAAAGCTGCCCGCATCAAGACCAAGAACGCCTGGTAG